From one Nitrosopumilus sp. genomic stretch:
- a CDS encoding DEAD/DEAH box helicase: MKIEQLDLPKSAIDFLQSQGFEKLYPPQADSVESGLLSGKSILVSAPTASGKTLIAMLAMISFLSKNDGKVIYLSPLRALAAEKFSEFKKLEKVTLGKKIKVGISTGDFENIEKNLEKSNVLILTNEKMDSIIRHGVEWVEEIGLVISDEVHLIGDESRGPTLEMILTQLKLLDTKPQLVGLSATITNSDEIADWLNCKLVRNDWRPVPLSEGVCDGGEVTMSDGKTFEVERSLRGTPIDLGVQSVQQGGQSLVFAETRTRSKSLATKAADAIFQILKKNELVELEKTSKKILSENEHTELVKTLAHLVKKGVAFHHAGLNQKCREIIETEFRKGTIKLLSSTPTLAAGVNLPARRVVISNINRYNAKVGANRPISILEYKQLCGRAGRPQYDDFGESIIVGNGNTDDLIEYYINGEPEPIVSKITDDKSLRTHILSVIVTHPGIKKEEILEFFLQTLGGLQSRKPTLKFAIDISLRFLSSKFLIIKKGERYAATEFGKKTSMLYIDPLTATYFRDAIENVSQERKHTFGFLHLITNCDEFFPKFSLRQKDYESASLMIENNSSELLEPISEYDCSRSLLALQSWITESSELSLSDTLGIESGDMHRMVENANWLSYCLREISKHVERADLLEELADLRNRIVYGIREELLDLVKVKGIGRVRARVLFKHGIKNLDDLAKIPVNKLAEIDKIGSTIADNIKTELRKVR, from the coding sequence ATGAAAATTGAGCAACTAGATCTTCCAAAATCAGCAATTGATTTTTTACAATCACAAGGTTTTGAAAAATTATATCCTCCACAAGCAGATAGTGTAGAGTCTGGATTATTATCTGGAAAAAGTATTCTAGTTTCTGCTCCAACAGCAAGTGGAAAGACTCTGATTGCAATGCTTGCCATGATTAGTTTTCTTTCTAAAAATGACGGTAAGGTGATTTATCTTAGTCCTTTGCGAGCATTAGCGGCTGAAAAGTTTTCAGAATTTAAAAAATTAGAAAAAGTCACGTTAGGGAAAAAAATCAAAGTTGGAATTTCAACTGGTGATTTTGAAAATATTGAGAAAAATCTTGAGAAAAGCAATGTCTTAATTCTGACAAATGAGAAGATGGATTCAATTATTAGACATGGTGTTGAATGGGTTGAAGAAATTGGATTGGTGATTTCTGATGAAGTGCATTTGATTGGAGATGAAAGCAGAGGTCCAACACTTGAAATGATTTTGACACAGCTAAAACTATTAGATACAAAGCCTCAACTTGTAGGCCTTAGTGCAACAATTACAAATTCTGATGAGATTGCAGATTGGCTAAACTGTAAACTAGTAAGAAATGACTGGCGACCAGTGCCTCTCTCTGAAGGAGTATGTGATGGGGGTGAGGTTACTATGAGTGATGGTAAAACCTTTGAAGTTGAGCGGAGTTTACGGGGAACGCCAATTGATTTAGGTGTGCAATCAGTACAACAAGGTGGCCAATCATTGGTATTTGCTGAAACCAGGACTCGCTCAAAATCCCTTGCTACAAAAGCTGCTGATGCTATATTTCAGATTCTAAAAAAAAATGAATTGGTTGAATTAGAAAAAACATCAAAAAAAATTCTATCTGAAAATGAGCATACAGAATTAGTAAAAACATTAGCACACCTTGTAAAAAAAGGAGTTGCATTTCATCATGCAGGACTGAATCAAAAATGCAGAGAGATAATAGAGACTGAATTTAGAAAAGGCACAATCAAACTATTGTCCTCGACTCCAACTTTAGCTGCAGGTGTCAATCTTCCTGCAAGAAGAGTTGTAATTTCAAATATTAATCGATACAATGCAAAAGTTGGTGCAAATAGACCAATTAGTATTCTAGAATACAAACAACTTTGTGGCAGAGCTGGTAGACCACAATATGATGATTTTGGCGAATCAATAATTGTTGGAAATGGAAACACTGATGATCTTATAGAATATTACATTAATGGGGAACCAGAACCAATAGTTTCAAAGATCACTGATGATAAATCTTTGCGAACACACATACTTAGTGTAATAGTAACACACCCTGGAATTAAAAAAGAAGAAATTTTGGAATTCTTTTTGCAAACGTTGGGGGGACTACAATCAAGAAAACCCACTCTGAAATTTGCGATTGATATATCTCTACGTTTTCTTTCTAGCAAATTTTTGATAATCAAAAAAGGTGAACGATACGCAGCTACTGAGTTTGGCAAAAAAACATCAATGTTGTACATTGATCCTTTAACTGCTACATATTTTAGAGATGCAATTGAAAACGTATCTCAAGAAAGAAAACACACGTTCGGATTTTTGCATTTGATTACAAATTGCGATGAATTTTTTCCAAAATTTTCATTACGCCAAAAGGATTATGAGTCAGCAAGCTTGATGATAGAAAATAATTCTTCAGAATTACTTGAACCAATTTCTGAGTATGACTGCTCACGAAGCCTTTTGGCCTTACAGTCTTGGATTACCGAATCTTCTGAATTGTCTTTGTCTGACACCCTTGGAATAGAGTCGGGAGACATGCATAGGATGGTTGAAAATGCCAATTGGCTATCCTATTGCCTTAGGGAAATTTCAAAACATGTTGAAAGAGCAGATTTGCTTGAAGAATTAGCCGATCTGAGAAATAGAATTGTCTATGGAATTCGAGAGGAGTTATTGGACCTAGTTAAAGTCAAAGGAATTGGAAGGGTGAGAGCAAGAGTTCTATTCAAACATGGGATAAAAAATCTGGATGATTTGGCCAAGATTCCTGTAAATAAATTGGCAGAAATTGATAAAATTGGTTCAACCATAGCGGATAACATAAAGACGGAGTTACGAAAGGTTAGATAA
- a CDS encoding minichromosome maintenance protein MCM: MSSKQTSTFTDSALSDKVKEFLTRFKDKNGVYKYVDAIDEMMPKNAKYIIVDYNDLVVEPQIEVMFSKNPDRIFDAFSRAIKEALQTRFPDYAEKIKDEVRVRLINFPLERSLRQINAETIGHITSVSGMVVRASEVKPLAKELVFVCPDEHTTKVIQLKGMDVKIPVVCDNPNCKQRDFELKPEASKFIDFQILRLQELPEDLPPGQLPHYIDVTIRQDLVDNSRPGDRIILTGVVRVEQESVAGIQRGHSGLYRLRIEGNNIEFLSGRGSKTDRKIGREEISPEEEKMIKALSQSSDVYQRLIDSFAPHIQGQSLIKESILLLIVGSNQRLLGDGSKIRGDINVFLVGDPGTAKSEMLKFCARIAPRGLYTSGRGSTAAGLTAAVVRDKTGIMMLEAGAVVLGDQGLVSIDEFDKMKPEDRSALHEVMEQQSASIAKGGIVATLNARTSILAAANPMYGKYDPFKNITENVNLPIPLLTRFDLIFVVRDIPTKERDEKIARHIIQRNTTQGTDKKSVIEVDLLTKYLSYAKRGIPELTKEAEEKILSYYLQMRNVESEEMITVTPRQLEGIIRLSTARARLLMKDKVEEEDAERAIFLIQSMLQDAGVDVNTGKVDLGVLQGKPRSEVSKMQLFMDVLKSLEGDNKVPVEERTFVKELEKSEKFTEEEARNYIRRMLREASIYESKPGHYNRV, translated from the coding sequence ATGAGCAGTAAACAGACTAGTACTTTTACAGATTCTGCCTTATCAGATAAAGTAAAAGAATTTCTGACTAGATTCAAAGATAAGAATGGTGTCTACAAGTATGTAGATGCAATCGATGAGATGATGCCAAAGAATGCAAAATACATTATCGTTGATTATAATGATTTGGTAGTAGAGCCACAAATTGAAGTAATGTTTTCTAAAAATCCTGATAGGATATTTGATGCATTCTCTAGAGCAATCAAAGAAGCATTACAAACTAGATTTCCTGATTATGCAGAAAAAATCAAAGATGAAGTTCGTGTAAGATTAATTAATTTCCCACTAGAGCGTAGTCTAAGACAAATCAATGCTGAAACAATTGGACACATTACAAGTGTTTCAGGCATGGTAGTTAGAGCATCAGAAGTAAAACCACTTGCAAAAGAGCTGGTCTTTGTATGCCCTGATGAACATACAACAAAAGTAATTCAACTAAAGGGGATGGATGTGAAAATTCCTGTTGTATGCGATAATCCAAATTGTAAACAGAGAGATTTTGAGTTAAAACCGGAAGCAAGCAAGTTTATTGATTTTCAAATACTCAGATTACAGGAACTTCCTGAGGATTTGCCTCCAGGTCAACTTCCTCATTATATTGATGTCACAATTAGGCAGGATTTAGTAGATAATTCAAGGCCTGGTGATAGAATTATTCTTACTGGTGTAGTTAGAGTAGAACAAGAGTCTGTTGCAGGAATTCAGCGAGGTCACAGCGGATTATATCGATTAAGAATTGAGGGAAATAATATCGAATTTTTGAGTGGTCGTGGTTCTAAAACTGATAGAAAAATAGGAAGAGAAGAGATTTCACCTGAGGAAGAAAAAATGATCAAAGCTCTCAGTCAAAGTTCTGATGTATATCAAAGACTAATTGATTCATTTGCGCCACACATTCAAGGACAGTCATTAATCAAGGAATCTATTTTGCTACTCATTGTAGGTTCTAATCAGAGATTACTTGGTGATGGAAGTAAGATTAGAGGGGACATTAACGTATTTCTAGTTGGAGATCCTGGTACTGCAAAAAGTGAGATGTTAAAATTCTGTGCAAGAATTGCACCACGAGGTTTGTATACTTCGGGTAGAGGTTCAACTGCTGCAGGACTTACAGCTGCTGTAGTTAGAGATAAAACAGGAATTATGATGTTAGAAGCTGGTGCAGTAGTTCTAGGGGATCAAGGTCTTGTAAGTATAGACGAATTTGACAAGATGAAGCCTGAAGACAGAAGTGCATTGCACGAAGTAATGGAGCAGCAGTCAGCAAGTATTGCAAAGGGCGGTATTGTTGCGACACTAAATGCTCGAACTTCAATCTTAGCTGCTGCAAACCCCATGTATGGAAAATATGATCCTTTCAAAAATATCACTGAAAATGTAAATTTGCCAATTCCATTACTTACAAGATTTGATTTGATCTTTGTTGTAAGAGACATTCCAACTAAAGAAAGAGATGAAAAGATTGCAAGACACATTATACAAAGAAACACCACTCAAGGAACCGATAAAAAATCTGTCATTGAGGTTGATTTACTTACAAAGTACCTATCTTATGCAAAACGTGGTATTCCTGAATTAACAAAAGAAGCAGAAGAAAAAATTCTGTCGTATTACCTTCAAATGAGAAATGTAGAATCTGAAGAAATGATTACTGTAACTCCAAGACAACTAGAAGGAATTATTCGACTTTCTACTGCACGAGCAAGATTACTCATGAAAGACAAGGTAGAAGAAGAAGATGCTGAGCGTGCAATATTTCTTATTCAAAGCATGCTTCAAGATGCTGGTGTTGATGTGAATACTGGCAAGGTAGACCTTGGAGTATTACAAGGAAAACCAAGAAGTGAAGTTTCAAAGATGCAACTATTCATGGATGTTCTAAAGAGTCTTGAAGGAGACAACAAAGTTCCAGTTGAAGAAAGAACATTTGTCAAAGAACTTGAAAAGAGTGAAAAATTCACAGAAGAAGAGGCAAGAAACTATATCCGAAGAATGCTCAGAGAAGCATCTATTTATGAATCAAAACCCGGTCACTATAACCGAGTATGA
- a CDS encoding DNA replication complex GINS family protein, whose translation MEIDKVEKVHSIGYRLKDAKFTVNQDFKFNVAGVKIDATQGDTDNIPRWVGKILSDNNLGVLDSPDMITELKQALSKEKMVGEYQISTLDPHFYIKLRESMKELNRDDFDKVESMMLELFRMRRGKLVKTADSIKLNSELYNKLTVEENIFYKTIYDNSKEFEKQITGGLNEQ comes from the coding sequence ATGGAAATTGATAAAGTAGAAAAAGTTCACAGTATTGGATATCGCCTAAAGGATGCTAAATTCACTGTAAATCAGGATTTTAAATTTAATGTGGCAGGTGTAAAAATTGATGCAACTCAGGGTGATACTGATAACATTCCACGATGGGTAGGAAAGATTCTATCTGATAATAACTTGGGTGTACTGGATTCTCCTGATATGATTACTGAATTAAAACAAGCACTGTCAAAAGAAAAGATGGTTGGAGAGTATCAAATATCTACACTTGATCCCCATTTTTACATAAAATTAAGAGAGTCTATGAAAGAATTGAATCGTGATGATTTTGATAAAGTTGAAAGCATGATGCTAGAATTATTTAGAATGAGAAGAGGAAAACTAGTAAAGACGGCAGACTCTATCAAACTGAATTCTGAATTATACAACAAACTAACTGTTGAAGAAAACATCTTTTACAAAACTATCTATGATAACAGCAAAGAGTTTGAAAAACAAATAACTGGGGGCTTAAATGAGCAGTAA
- a CDS encoding replication factor C small subunit produces MLGSGMWVEKYRPTKLSEIVNQTEIIGSLEALIKDPTDMPHLMFSGSAGVGKTTAALCIANQILGDNFKDYTLELNASDERGIGMVREKVKKFSRFAGMGEVPFKIIILDEADEMTADAQTALRRIIEDTAKICRFIFIANNISKIIDPIQSRCATFKFTTIPEEDLIKRLEEIAKNEKIKFDKKGLKAIYDYSEGDMRHAINLMQATASLGGITEEHVKGSAGLTKTSDVDEVLKIALLGKVAEAREKMIELIKVYGMSESDFLKYLNSAVFKSKHEKLSDILEIIAKYDYRVLVGANSEIQLSAMLAELGKIEK; encoded by the coding sequence ATGTTAGGAAGCGGCATGTGGGTTGAAAAGTATCGACCAACAAAACTTTCAGAGATTGTAAACCAAACTGAGATTATTGGGAGCTTGGAGGCCCTAATCAAAGATCCAACAGATATGCCTCATCTGATGTTTTCAGGATCTGCAGGAGTAGGAAAGACAACTGCTGCACTATGTATTGCAAATCAAATTTTAGGAGACAATTTCAAAGACTATACGCTTGAGCTAAACGCATCAGATGAGAGAGGAATTGGCATGGTCAGAGAAAAAGTTAAGAAATTTTCAAGATTTGCTGGAATGGGTGAAGTTCCATTCAAGATTATCATTTTAGATGAAGCAGATGAGATGACAGCAGATGCACAAACTGCCCTAAGAAGAATCATAGAAGACACTGCAAAAATTTGTAGATTTATTTTCATTGCAAATAACATTTCAAAAATCATCGACCCCATTCAAAGTAGGTGTGCCACATTCAAGTTCACAACCATTCCAGAAGAAGATCTCATTAAAAGACTAGAAGAGATTGCAAAAAATGAAAAAATAAAATTTGATAAAAAAGGCCTCAAGGCAATTTATGATTACTCAGAAGGAGACATGAGGCACGCAATTAATCTAATGCAGGCAACTGCAAGTCTTGGCGGGATTACAGAAGAGCATGTAAAGGGATCAGCTGGCCTAACTAAAACTAGCGATGTAGACGAGGTTCTAAAGATTGCTCTTTTGGGTAAAGTTGCAGAAGCAAGAGAGAAGATGATAGAATTAATCAAAGTTTACGGAATGTCGGAATCTGATTTTTTAAAATATCTCAACTCGGCAGTTTTCAAGTCAAAGCATGAAAAGTTATCAGACATTTTAGAGATTATCGCAAAATACGATTACAGAGTTCTAGTTGGCGCAAATTCTGAAATTCAGTTATCTGCAATGCTAGCAGAACTTGGAAAGATAGAAAAATAA
- a CDS encoding ferredoxin family protein — translation MAELQIPEDFCHNDVKPIGKTSHADGENFHWIWGKGRTDGAAFSNEDVKAAYEARGEKQVPLGIHGTTVAVDWDSCVAAGACMSVCPVQTFQWYRTEKDIPAEKCLGETFEGTGKTEQDERLDYTDKSQPIREHDCTVCMACQEICPEGAIRIESANQEWHEKAAGTYVLMKSGSENPHAHD, via the coding sequence ATGGCAGAATTACAAATACCAGAAGACTTTTGTCACAATGATGTAAAACCAATAGGAAAAACGAGCCATGCAGATGGTGAAAATTTCCACTGGATTTGGGGCAAGGGAAGAACTGACGGTGCCGCATTTTCAAATGAAGATGTAAAGGCAGCTTATGAAGCTCGAGGAGAAAAACAAGTTCCTCTTGGAATTCATGGAACAACTGTCGCAGTAGATTGGGATTCCTGTGTTGCAGCAGGTGCATGCATGAGTGTATGCCCAGTTCAAACATTCCAATGGTACAGAACCGAAAAAGATATTCCAGCAGAAAAATGTCTGGGTGAAACTTTTGAAGGTACTGGTAAAACAGAACAAGATGAAAGATTAGACTATACAGACAAATCACAACCAATCAGAGAACATGATTGTACTGTTTGCATGGCATGTCAAGAAATCTGTCCTGAAGGCGCAATTCGAATTGAATCAGCTAACCAAGAATGGCACGAGAAAGCAGCCGGTACATATGTACTTATGAAATCTGGCTCTGAAAACCCACACGCACACGATTAA
- a CDS encoding ferredoxin family protein, with protein MPIAENFPEGLKPLGKIKLDDGNFHIMWGPGKEKNTDGSQAEVFADADVVAAYAARGEEQVPLGVSGTMVAVDWDSCVADGACIEACPVQVFQWYRTEKDIPAKDVVGQTFNGTGSNVKDERKDLTDKADPIREHDCIWCMACVSVCPPQAIKVDQSNVEKHESAAKTL; from the coding sequence ATGCCAATAGCAGAAAATTTCCCAGAAGGCCTAAAACCACTTGGAAAAATAAAACTCGATGATGGAAATTTCCATATCATGTGGGGTCCAGGCAAAGAGAAAAACACAGACGGCTCTCAAGCTGAAGTGTTTGCAGATGCCGATGTAGTTGCTGCATATGCTGCAAGAGGTGAAGAACAAGTTCCTCTAGGTGTAAGTGGTACGATGGTTGCAGTCGATTGGGATTCTTGTGTTGCAGATGGTGCATGTATTGAAGCATGTCCTGTACAAGTATTCCAATGGTATAGAACTGAAAAAGACATTCCGGCCAAAGATGTTGTTGGTCAAACTTTTAACGGAACTGGCAGCAATGTCAAAGACGAAAGAAAAGATCTAACTGACAAGGCAGATCCAATCAGAGAACATGATTGTATTTGGTGTATGGCATGTGTATCAGTTTGTCCACCACAGGCAATCAAAGTTGATCAGTCAAATGTTGAAAAACATGAGTCTGCAGCCAAAACTCTTTAG
- a CDS encoding translation initiation factor IF-6, protein MDIIKYDVYRGPNIGVYTKVNDSVILLPMGYAQSKAEKLAKYLGVEYRFMSIANTRLIGALCVMNNKGILIPKTAYQDEFDFLKNETDLEVGVLDSKLSALGNVICTNDKGAVVSPWLSPQDCKNISDVLGVEVIQKKIAGFNQTGAVMVANNSGAAIHPEADEEDMKTFSNLLGVKIEQCSINNGIPYVASGILVNNHSLVVGSLTTGPEIMMLTRAFLN, encoded by the coding sequence ATGGATATTATCAAGTACGATGTATATCGTGGACCAAACATTGGAGTTTACACTAAAGTAAATGACAGTGTAATTTTACTTCCGATGGGATATGCACAATCAAAAGCAGAAAAACTTGCAAAATATCTTGGTGTAGAATATAGATTCATGTCAATTGCCAACACAAGATTAATTGGAGCATTATGTGTAATGAACAACAAAGGAATACTGATTCCAAAAACTGCATATCAAGATGAATTTGACTTTCTCAAAAACGAAACAGATCTGGAAGTAGGTGTTCTTGATTCAAAATTATCTGCTTTAGGAAATGTCATTTGTACTAATGACAAAGGAGCAGTTGTGTCTCCTTGGTTATCTCCTCAAGACTGCAAAAACATTTCAGATGTTTTGGGAGTTGAGGTAATTCAGAAAAAAATTGCAGGTTTTAATCAGACAGGAGCTGTAATGGTAGCAAACAATTCCGGTGCAGCAATTCATCCGGAAGCAGATGAAGAAGATATGAAGACATTCTCCAATTTGTTAGGCGTAAAAATCGAGCAATGCTCCATAAATAATGGAATTCCATATGTGGCATCAGGAATTCTAGTAAACAATCATTCTCTTGTTGTCGGGTCATTAACTACTGGTCCTGAAATAATGATGTTGACTAGGGCTTTTCTAAATTAA
- the hisS gene encoding histidine--tRNA ligase translates to MELPRGMKDFEGAENANIEHVRYHFKQLSNLYGFSFMDPSPIELLSTLETKSGPGIRDEIYYFKDKGDREVALRFDFTMGLTRYAASQKSMKLPAKLSSFGGVFRYDEPQKGRYRYFHQWDIEVYGKPSIESEAEIIELTSRLFDSLLLREITIDINHRNLVESYINKIFDSNDPELVADILRAVDKIAKKSKDEILKEFQEKGYQTEKIERILEFSQIKGTISEVEKIFDTTQLESWDELKQLFDSLENRGVSNVRINFGIVRGLDYYSGTVFEVFDKNSTLGALAGGGRYDTLTKAFGRDDIGATGVAGGVERIILTMQEQKIIPNILQKRVAVLYINEEMQKVAYSIASLLRLNNIPTDIDLAGRNLKKQMDIASNAQFSIIVGPDELEEGNVVLKDMINGTEGTISLEKLTEDPKSVLNLEKP, encoded by the coding sequence TTGGAACTACCACGAGGAATGAAAGATTTTGAGGGAGCAGAAAATGCAAACATTGAGCATGTCAGGTATCATTTCAAGCAGTTATCAAATTTGTATGGGTTTTCATTTATGGATCCATCTCCCATTGAACTGCTATCAACTCTAGAGACAAAGTCAGGTCCAGGAATACGAGACGAAATTTACTATTTCAAAGACAAAGGAGATCGAGAGGTTGCATTAAGATTTGACTTTACAATGGGACTAACAAGATATGCTGCATCTCAAAAATCGATGAAACTTCCTGCAAAGCTATCCAGTTTTGGAGGTGTCTTCAGATACGACGAACCACAAAAAGGTAGATATCGATACTTTCATCAATGGGATATCGAAGTATATGGAAAACCAAGCATTGAATCAGAAGCTGAAATCATTGAATTAACCTCTAGATTGTTTGATTCGCTTTTACTCAGGGAAATCACAATTGACATTAATCACCGAAATCTGGTAGAGTCCTACATTAACAAAATATTCGATTCTAATGATCCAGAATTAGTTGCTGATATTTTACGAGCAGTTGACAAAATTGCAAAAAAATCAAAAGACGAAATCCTAAAGGAATTTCAAGAAAAAGGTTACCAAACAGAAAAAATAGAAAGAATACTAGAGTTCTCGCAAATCAAAGGAACAATTTCAGAAGTTGAAAAAATATTTGACACGACACAATTAGAATCATGGGATGAACTAAAACAACTATTTGATTCGCTTGAGAATCGAGGAGTATCCAATGTTAGAATTAATTTTGGTATTGTTAGAGGACTGGATTACTATTCCGGTACTGTCTTTGAAGTATTTGACAAAAATTCCACACTAGGCGCACTAGCAGGTGGTGGTAGATATGACACACTAACTAAAGCATTTGGAAGGGATGATATTGGTGCAACTGGAGTTGCAGGAGGTGTTGAAAGAATAATCCTTACAATGCAAGAACAAAAAATAATTCCAAATATTTTACAAAAGCGGGTTGCAGTATTGTACATAAATGAAGAAATGCAAAAAGTTGCATATTCAATTGCATCGCTGTTAAGACTAAACAACATTCCAACTGATATTGACTTGGCAGGGCGAAATCTAAAAAAACAAATGGATATTGCAAGCAATGCACAATTCTCAATTATAGTTGGTCCTGATGAACTTGAAGAAGGAAATGTCGTACTCAAAGATATGATTAATGGAACTGAAGGAACCATTTCACTGGAGAAATTAACTGAGGATCCAAAGTCTGTTCTTAATTTAGAAAAGCCCTAG
- a CDS encoding aldo/keto reductase encodes MTVEKITIAKDLEICRILNGMWQVAGGHGQIDKELAIADMIEYHKSGFTTWDLADIYGPAESLIGEFQEKIDKTQSQALTKFVPNPGPMSNSIVTYHIEQSLKKMKTDRIDLLQFHWWDYNDSSYLDALNHLSKLQKDGKIKHLGLTNFDTKRVKIMIERGFQIVSNQVQYSILDQRPEKIMTPFFAKHGIKILTYGTLLGGFFSEKYLGLDEPHRGELTTSSLQKYKNMIDVWGGWNLFQELLCTLDQISKKHGCSIANIATRFVLDRPQVAGVIIGARLGINNHRNDNAKVFDIKLDNNDISMINAITEKSNDLFEIIGDCGDEYR; translated from the coding sequence GTGACAGTTGAGAAAATCACTATTGCAAAAGATTTGGAAATTTGTAGAATTCTAAATGGAATGTGGCAAGTTGCGGGAGGTCACGGTCAAATTGACAAAGAACTGGCAATAGCAGACATGATAGAATACCACAAATCAGGATTTACAACTTGGGACTTGGCAGACATTTATGGTCCTGCAGAATCATTAATTGGAGAATTCCAAGAAAAAATAGACAAGACTCAATCTCAAGCACTTACTAAGTTTGTTCCCAATCCAGGCCCTATGAGCAATAGTATTGTTACCTATCATATAGAGCAATCATTAAAAAAAATGAAAACAGATCGTATAGATTTACTCCAGTTTCACTGGTGGGATTATAATGATTCTAGTTATCTTGATGCATTGAATCATTTATCAAAATTACAAAAAGATGGGAAAATTAAACATCTGGGATTGACAAACTTTGATACCAAACGAGTAAAAATAATGATCGAGCGTGGTTTTCAAATTGTATCAAACCAAGTTCAGTATTCAATTTTAGATCAAAGGCCAGAAAAAATCATGACTCCGTTTTTTGCAAAACACGGAATAAAGATTTTAACATATGGAACATTACTTGGAGGATTCTTTTCTGAAAAATATCTTGGTTTAGATGAACCGCATAGAGGAGAATTAACCACATCCAGTCTGCAAAAATACAAGAACATGATTGATGTTTGGGGAGGATGGAATTTATTTCAAGAATTGCTTTGTACCTTAGATCAAATTTCAAAGAAACATGGTTGCAGCATTGCCAATATTGCAACAAGATTTGTATTAGATAGGCCACAAGTTGCAGGAGTGATTATTGGTGCAAGACTCGGAATCAATAATCACAGAAATGATAATGCCAAAGTTTTTGATATAAAATTAGATAACAATGATATTTCAATGATTAATGCCATCACTGAAAAATCAAATGATTTGTTTGAGATTATTGGTGATTGTGGAGACGAATACAGATAA
- a CDS encoding pyridoxamine 5'-phosphate oxidase family protein, producing MQIPDTIKDFIDTQGIFVVGTVSGTTIANVSPRIFFKVDENAIYWLDFFKHKSYKNFQINSWVTVAVFNKDDLEGYQLRGNVSFITDEPTRTEIKESIIKNILQKNPFPKIKSLSEKEATIIQFEPSVCYSLNPEQYSDLSIGSDIDSTFFYNN from the coding sequence GTGCAGATTCCAGACACGATTAAAGATTTCATTGATACGCAAGGAATTTTTGTTGTAGGAACCGTTAGTGGCACTACAATTGCAAATGTGTCTCCTAGAATATTCTTCAAGGTGGACGAAAATGCAATTTATTGGCTTGATTTTTTTAAACACAAATCATACAAGAATTTCCAAATAAATTCATGGGTTACTGTTGCTGTTTTTAACAAAGATGATTTGGAAGGTTATCAGCTTCGTGGAAATGTAAGTTTTATTACAGACGAACCTACCAGAACCGAGATTAAAGAATCAATAATTAAAAATATACTGCAAAAAAATCCCTTCCCAAAAATAAAATCATTATCTGAAAAAGAAGCTACTATAATACAATTTGAGCCCAGTGTGTGTTATTCTTTGAATCCAGAACAATACTCTGATCTGTCAATTGGTTCTGACATTGATTCTACATTTTTTTATAATAATTAA
- a CDS encoding CBS domain-containing protein gives MNPDPLRTLVKDLMTHDVEMVHSEHTIQQAAKIMKNDGVGSVIVMKNKEPVGIMTERDFAVKVVVDEISPSTKISEIMTSPVIHISAEASVLQASDIMIEKKIRKIPVFDAGEISGIITATDILRFFRFSTTEQLKNTCPLHTDERLVKTELTDGTFRLYCSKCEEFFEIDE, from the coding sequence ATGAATCCTGATCCTCTGAGAACTTTGGTAAAAGATTTGATGACTCATGATGTTGAAATGGTTCATTCAGAGCATACAATTCAACAGGCGGCAAAAATTATGAAAAATGACGGAGTAGGTTCTGTGATAGTGATGAAAAACAAAGAACCTGTAGGAATCATGACTGAAAGGGATTTTGCAGTTAAAGTGGTTGTTGATGAAATTTCTCCGTCTACAAAAATCTCTGAGATCATGACCTCTCCTGTTATTCATATTTCAGCTGAGGCATCTGTTTTACAGGCTTCTGATATCATGATTGAGAAAAAGATTCGAAAGATTCCTGTTTTTGATGCAGGAGAAATTTCGGGAATTATTACTGCCACGGACATATTGCGATTTTTTAGATTTTCAACAACAGAACAACTCAAAAACACATGTCCCCTTCATACTGATGAGAGACTTGTGAAAACCGAATTGACTGACGGTACTTTTAGATTGTATTGCTCAAAATGTGAAGAGTTTTTTGAAATAGATGAATAG